Proteins encoded in a region of the Corynebacterium breve genome:
- a CDS encoding S9 family peptidase, which yields MNTVQPDPAQLSAPVAPIHPTNREFHGRTFVDDYEWMRNKESQETLDYLEAENAYTKQQTAKNEWLQDSIFQEIKSRTKETDMSIPQRAGDFWYYGRTIEGKSYGVSCRVPVAEGEDPWTPPVVPEDGSGLPNEQIILDLNELAEGHEFFSLGASSVTVSGRYLAYSVDTEGDERFTMHVKDLETGELLDDRLDDVFYGATWAGEDYLFYQRVDEAWRPDSVWRHKIGTPAADDVLVYREDDERFNVGVGAERSERFLMIESGSKITTETRVLDITNPEGEFEVLWPREQGVEYGVDYALVAGREHWVVTHNALGPNFSVGHCEIGNLPPLRELTELVPHDDKVRIEGIDTYRDFMAMGYRRGGIGQVAFMQFTEAGFTQFEELSFEEEVYTVGVGGNPEWDAPVVRLSYVSFTQPAKLFNYTVATGERTLLKEQEVLGGYDPQEYKAYRMWATAEDGVQIPVSVVHRADLVVDKPNPTLLYAYGSYEHSIDPGFSIARLSLMDRGMIFAVAHVRGGGEMGRTWYEDGKLLRKKNTFTDFIAAADMLIDEGLTTPAQLVAEGGSAGGMLMGAIANMAPEKFAGIQAIVPFVDPLTSILMPELPLTVTEWDEWGDPYHDPEVYDYMASYAPYENIEPKRYPNILAVTSLNDTRVLYVEPAKWIAKLRKMATGGEFLLKCEMSAGHGGVSGRYDRWKQTAFEYAWTLATAGAVK from the coding sequence ATGAATACCGTCCAGCCTGACCCTGCTCAGCTTTCTGCACCAGTTGCTCCGATCCACCCGACCAACCGCGAATTTCACGGGCGCACCTTTGTCGATGACTACGAATGGATGCGCAACAAGGAGTCCCAAGAGACCTTGGACTACCTAGAGGCGGAGAACGCGTACACGAAGCAGCAGACGGCTAAAAACGAATGGCTCCAGGACTCGATCTTCCAAGAAATTAAGTCCCGCACCAAAGAGACTGACATGTCGATCCCACAGCGCGCGGGCGATTTTTGGTACTACGGCCGCACCATCGAGGGCAAGAGCTACGGCGTGAGCTGCCGCGTGCCCGTGGCTGAAGGCGAGGATCCATGGACCCCGCCCGTGGTTCCTGAGGACGGATCCGGATTGCCAAACGAGCAGATCATCCTCGATCTGAACGAGCTCGCCGAGGGCCACGAGTTCTTCTCCCTCGGTGCGTCGAGCGTAACCGTGTCTGGTCGTTACCTCGCGTACTCCGTAGACACCGAGGGCGATGAGCGTTTCACCATGCACGTTAAGGACCTCGAGACGGGGGAGCTTCTCGACGATCGCCTAGACGACGTCTTCTACGGCGCCACCTGGGCTGGCGAGGACTACCTCTTCTACCAGCGTGTTGATGAGGCTTGGCGACCAGATTCCGTCTGGCGCCACAAGATCGGCACCCCAGCGGCGGACGACGTGCTGGTCTACCGCGAGGACGACGAGCGTTTCAATGTCGGCGTTGGTGCTGAGCGATCTGAGCGATTCCTCATGATCGAGTCCGGCTCCAAGATCACTACAGAGACGCGCGTGTTGGACATTACCAATCCGGAAGGGGAGTTTGAGGTGCTCTGGCCACGCGAACAGGGCGTGGAGTACGGAGTGGACTATGCCTTGGTCGCCGGCCGTGAGCACTGGGTGGTTACCCACAACGCGCTGGGACCGAACTTCTCGGTGGGGCACTGCGAGATCGGCAATCTGCCACCGCTTCGCGAACTAACCGAGCTTGTCCCACACGATGACAAGGTACGCATCGAAGGCATTGACACCTACCGCGACTTTATGGCCATGGGATACCGGCGTGGCGGCATTGGCCAAGTCGCATTCATGCAGTTCACAGAGGCAGGGTTCACCCAGTTCGAGGAGCTTTCCTTCGAGGAGGAGGTCTACACCGTCGGCGTCGGAGGCAACCCCGAGTGGGACGCCCCAGTTGTTCGCCTGAGCTACGTGTCTTTTACTCAGCCGGCGAAACTGTTCAACTACACCGTTGCCACCGGGGAGCGCACCCTGCTGAAAGAGCAGGAAGTCCTGGGCGGATATGACCCGCAGGAATACAAGGCGTATCGCATGTGGGCCACCGCGGAGGACGGGGTGCAGATTCCAGTTTCGGTGGTGCACCGTGCCGATTTGGTCGTCGATAAGCCAAATCCGACGCTGCTTTACGCCTACGGTTCCTACGAGCACAGCATCGACCCGGGCTTTTCCATCGCACGGTTGAGTCTGATGGACCGCGGCATGATCTTCGCAGTCGCGCACGTGCGCGGCGGCGGCGAGATGGGGCGCACCTGGTACGAGGACGGCAAACTACTGCGCAAGAAGAACACGTTTACCGATTTCATCGCGGCCGCTGACATGCTTATCGACGAAGGCCTGACCACCCCGGCGCAGCTCGTCGCCGAGGGAGGATCCGCTGGTGGCATGCTGATGGGCGCGATTGCGAACATGGCTCCCGAGAAATTCGCGGGTATCCAGGCGATTGTGCCATTTGTGGACCCGCTGACATCGATCCTCATGCCGGAACTGCCCCTGACCGTGACCGAGTGGGATGAGTGGGGCGACCCGTACCACGACCCTGAGGTGTACGACTACATGGCCAGCTACGCTCCATATGAAAACATCGAGCCGAAACGGTACCCGAATATCCTGGCCGTGACCAGCTTGAACGACACCCGCGTGCTGTATGTCGAGCCTGCGAAATGGATCGCGAAGCTGCGCAAGATGGCCACAGGAGGCGAATTCCTCCTCAAGTGCGAGATGTCCGCGGGCCACGGTGGCGTTTCGGGACGCTACGACCGCTGGAAGCAGACCGCTTTTGAATATGCGTGGACACTGGCTACGGCCGGGGCAGTGAAATAG
- a CDS encoding glutathione peroxidase — protein MTLRDTEITLNDGTTTTLNEIAGDKLILLVNTASQCGLTPQYQGLQNLQDTYQDRGMTVIGAPCNQFNGQEPGTDEEIAEFCAAKFDVTFPLLSKLEVNGEGAHPIYRELTQVADEDGEAGDVQWNFEKFLISPEGKVVKRIRPRTEPDDPLVIATIEDNLPA, from the coding sequence ATGACACTTCGTGATACCGAAATAACACTCAACGACGGAACAACGACCACTCTCAACGAGATCGCGGGAGATAAGCTCATTCTCTTAGTGAACACCGCCTCTCAATGCGGTCTCACCCCGCAGTACCAGGGGCTTCAGAATTTGCAGGACACTTACCAAGATCGCGGTATGACCGTGATTGGTGCGCCGTGCAACCAGTTCAACGGCCAGGAACCGGGCACCGACGAGGAAATCGCCGAGTTTTGCGCTGCCAAGTTCGATGTCACCTTCCCACTGCTGTCTAAGCTCGAGGTCAACGGTGAGGGGGCTCACCCGATTTATCGGGAGCTCACCCAGGTTGCGGATGAAGACGGTGAAGCCGGTGATGTGCAATGGAACTTTGAGAAGTTCCTCATTTCACCCGAAGGCAAGGTAGTAAAGCGCATTCGTCCTCGCACAGAACCAGACGATCCGCTGGTCATCGCCACAATCGAAGACAATCTTCCAGCCTAA
- a CDS encoding ExeM/NucH family extracellular endonuclease, which translates to MFTFSRARSATAFAIALAAGAVSVVAPTANAAPDGSNIVINEVYGGGGNNGSVYSNDFVELYNPTDTPIDVTGWKIVQKSTRGGVGGTATLSGAVPAKSYFLVEGFKGTNDTGVLPTADGTGSFNFSGTGAIAELVDESSTIIDLVGWGGASAFEGAPAGGTSNSTSIQRVEVGVDTDNNATDFTVDAPTPQNSGGTVDPVDPVDPVDPVDPAGEITPIADIQGAGPATPLEGQAVTTQGVVTGVYDEGGRDGFYIQTEGTGGDLQAATDASHGVFVYLGASATYPQIGDSVEVSGTATEYFEVTQIANATVKLLDEPLQPVTPVAIDHLPAGEEAREAYESMLVIPTDAYTVTNNYALNTFGEIGLAPGTEAFRQPTDVVLPGQEAIALQAEIDALLVTLDDGRTRNYMNSDKTTPLPYLHTEDGGIKPIRTGDGVAFDNPVVVHYSHDMWRFQPQTPITGANLQAELPISWEESRTAELAVPGSVQGEYTVASFNVLNYFTSLGQDEAGCRYYEDMYGNPVATNYCNVRGAYSVEAFADQQVKIVNAINQLDADVVGLEEIENTATVTGDVTRRDESLAALVEALNAAAGETKWAYVESPTKLGTDEDFIRTAFIYQPAKIETVGESRIFDDAVYTGTARQPLAQEFRPAGGGESFVAVVNHFKSKGSVANGDADTGDGQGNNANLRAAQAAALIEHLDAQDDWADAPVFVIGDLNAYSQEDAVRAFEQQGFTNINESHAGSTPTYQFGGMVGSLDHALGNEAAMTRVVDAAVWNINADESIAFEYSRRNYNTIDFHDETPFRSSDHDPIKVGFTLGSESTDGEAPVTPTDPEETEEPTTPGSGTSNFAELFSTLFGVAGLGTAIYRLVKLFFPAFGVKLPGAFSSGSSR; encoded by the coding sequence ATGTTTACGTTTTCGCGCGCCCGCAGCGCTACAGCCTTTGCCATCGCCCTGGCAGCTGGTGCTGTGTCTGTAGTCGCACCAACTGCAAACGCCGCACCGGATGGCAGCAACATCGTTATCAATGAGGTCTACGGTGGAGGCGGTAACAACGGATCCGTCTACTCCAACGACTTCGTCGAGCTGTACAACCCAACCGACACGCCTATCGACGTGACCGGATGGAAGATCGTCCAGAAGTCCACCAGAGGGGGCGTCGGTGGCACAGCGACACTGTCTGGCGCAGTACCTGCGAAGTCCTACTTCCTCGTCGAGGGGTTCAAGGGCACCAATGACACTGGCGTTTTGCCCACCGCTGACGGAACCGGCTCATTCAACTTTTCTGGAACCGGCGCGATCGCCGAGCTTGTCGACGAATCCTCCACCATCATCGATCTCGTCGGCTGGGGCGGCGCCAGCGCGTTCGAGGGTGCTCCCGCAGGCGGAACCTCGAACTCCACCTCGATCCAGCGCGTCGAGGTCGGCGTAGACACCGACAACAACGCGACCGACTTCACCGTGGATGCGCCGACCCCGCAGAACTCCGGTGGCACGGTTGATCCAGTTGACCCTGTAGACCCTGTAGACCCTGTTGATCCTGCTGGCGAAATTACCCCTATCGCCGATATTCAAGGCGCAGGCCCTGCTACCCCACTTGAGGGACAGGCCGTGACCACCCAAGGCGTTGTCACTGGCGTGTACGACGAAGGCGGCCGCGACGGCTTCTACATTCAAACCGAAGGCACCGGCGGCGACTTGCAGGCTGCTACCGACGCATCGCACGGCGTTTTCGTTTACTTGGGCGCTAGCGCAACGTACCCACAGATCGGCGACTCCGTCGAAGTCAGCGGTACCGCTACCGAGTATTTCGAAGTGACCCAGATCGCAAACGCAACTGTAAAGCTTCTCGACGAGCCACTGCAGCCGGTCACCCCTGTTGCCATCGACCACCTCCCTGCAGGTGAGGAGGCTCGTGAGGCATACGAGTCCATGCTCGTTATCCCTACCGACGCGTACACCGTGACGAACAACTACGCCCTCAACACCTTCGGCGAGATCGGACTGGCTCCGGGCACTGAGGCTTTCCGCCAGCCGACCGATGTTGTGCTTCCTGGACAGGAGGCCATCGCGCTGCAGGCTGAGATCGACGCTCTGTTGGTCACACTGGACGACGGTCGCACCCGCAACTACATGAACTCCGACAAAACAACCCCACTTCCGTATCTTCACACTGAAGATGGAGGCATCAAGCCGATCCGCACGGGTGATGGAGTAGCTTTCGACAACCCGGTCGTTGTTCACTACAGCCACGACATGTGGCGCTTCCAGCCGCAGACGCCAATTACCGGTGCGAACCTGCAGGCTGAGCTGCCAATCTCGTGGGAAGAATCCCGCACCGCCGAGCTCGCGGTTCCTGGCTCAGTGCAAGGTGAATACACTGTTGCATCTTTCAACGTGCTGAACTACTTCACCTCGCTGGGCCAGGATGAGGCTGGGTGTCGCTACTACGAGGATATGTACGGCAATCCTGTGGCTACGAACTACTGCAACGTGCGCGGCGCGTACTCCGTTGAGGCATTCGCTGACCAGCAGGTGAAGATCGTCAACGCGATCAATCAGCTCGATGCCGACGTCGTAGGTCTAGAGGAGATCGAGAACACCGCGACCGTCACCGGCGATGTCACCCGCCGCGACGAATCCCTCGCAGCGCTTGTCGAGGCTCTCAACGCAGCAGCAGGTGAAACCAAGTGGGCATACGTTGAGTCCCCGACCAAGCTGGGCACGGATGAGGATTTCATCCGCACCGCCTTCATTTACCAGCCAGCGAAGATTGAAACCGTTGGCGAGTCGCGCATTTTCGACGACGCAGTCTACACCGGCACTGCCCGCCAGCCGCTGGCTCAGGAATTCCGCCCAGCAGGTGGCGGCGAATCCTTCGTCGCAGTGGTCAACCATTTCAAGTCCAAGGGTTCTGTAGCAAACGGTGATGCTGACACCGGCGACGGCCAGGGCAACAACGCCAATTTGCGCGCGGCGCAGGCCGCTGCACTGATCGAGCACCTCGACGCACAAGATGACTGGGCAGATGCACCGGTCTTCGTCATCGGCGACCTGAACGCGTACTCCCAAGAGGACGCGGTCCGCGCCTTTGAGCAGCAGGGATTCACCAACATCAACGAGTCCCACGCTGGCTCCACCCCGACCTATCAATTCGGTGGCATGGTGGGCTCGCTCGATCACGCACTGGGCAATGAAGCCGCGATGACCCGCGTTGTCGACGCAGCAGTGTGGAACATCAACGCCGACGAGTCGATCGCTTTCGAATACTCCCGTCGCAATTACAACACGATCGATTTCCACGATGAGACTCCGTTCCGCTCCTCCGACCATGACCCAATCAAGGTCGGATTCACACTCGGTTCCGAATCGACTGACGGAGAGGCTCCAGTCACACCAACCGATCCCGAAGAAACCGAAGAGCCAACCACTCCAGGCAGTGGCACCTCGAATTTCGCCGAGCTCTTTAGCACCCTGTTCGGTGTTGCAGGCTTGGGCACCGCGATCTACCGCCTAGTCAAGCTTTTCTTCCCAGCATTTGGGGTCAAGCTGCCGGGCGCATTCAGCTCCGGTTCTAGCCGCTAA
- a CDS encoding DUF2334 domain-containing protein, with product MNGHLLVSISSIFDETRKDVAKLISHLDREEIPVSLLVAPHIDGNWHLVKDSATKEWLLEQKSAGRTIILNGFDQAVQGRRAEFATLDSHEARLRLKGATRQMESIGFATDIFAPPRWRLSDGTLAVLPEFGFKIAASTKGLYQLDTGEFLAARNLSVGEGFGAAKWWRRNIIRAAQRGASKGNSIRLSVSGRNLADKKVARDFVAAAIAAVEQGATPGHYELLRR from the coding sequence ATGAATGGCCACCTCCTTGTCTCGATTTCAAGCATTTTCGACGAGACCCGTAAGGACGTGGCCAAGCTCATTTCTCACCTCGACCGAGAAGAGATTCCCGTATCCCTGCTGGTTGCGCCCCATATTGACGGCAACTGGCACCTAGTCAAGGACTCAGCGACCAAAGAGTGGCTCCTTGAGCAGAAGTCGGCAGGCCGCACCATCATTCTGAATGGGTTCGATCAAGCGGTGCAGGGGCGTCGCGCAGAATTCGCTACGTTGGATTCGCACGAGGCGCGGTTGCGCTTGAAAGGTGCTACTCGACAGATGGAATCCATCGGTTTTGCTACCGACATCTTCGCCCCTCCACGCTGGCGACTTTCCGACGGCACTCTCGCTGTCTTACCAGAGTTTGGATTCAAAATCGCAGCCTCCACCAAGGGGTTGTACCAGTTAGATACCGGTGAATTCCTGGCAGCGCGAAACCTCTCTGTCGGCGAGGGTTTCGGTGCTGCGAAATGGTGGCGACGAAACATTATCCGCGCAGCGCAGCGCGGTGCATCGAAGGGAAACTCAATCCGCCTTTCGGTGTCCGGGCGCAATTTGGCAGACAAGAAAGTTGCGCGTGATTTCGTCGCGGCGGCTATTGCGGCTGTAGAACAAGGTGCGACTCCGGGGCACTACGAGTTGCTTCGTCGGTAA